One window of the Anomaloglossus baeobatrachus isolate aAnoBae1 chromosome 12, aAnoBae1.hap1, whole genome shotgun sequence genome contains the following:
- the CHRNB2 gene encoding neuronal acetylcholine receptor subunit beta-2, whose amino-acid sequence MTALLLVLHLSLLGLVTRSMGTDTEERLVEFLLDPSRYNKLIRPATNGSEQVTVQLMVSLAQLISVHEREQIMTTNVWLTQEWEDYRLTWNPSEFDNMKKVRLPSKHIWLPDVVLYNNADGMYEVSFYSNAVVSHDGSIFWLPPAIYKSACKIEVKHFPFDQQNCTMKFRSWTYDRTELDLVLKSDVASLDDFTPSGEWDIIALPGRRNENPEDSTYVDITYDFIIRRKPLFYTINLIIPCILITSLAILVFYLPSDCGEKMTLCISVLLALTVFLLLISKIVPPTSLDVPLVGKYLMFTMVLVTFSIVTSVCVLNVHHRSPTTHTMPPWVKVVFLDKLPTLLFMKQPRQNCARQRLRQQRQSQERSAGSFFLRDNAKSCTCYVNQASVKKFGAGSQLPELPEGVNGFRDRQGKVRQCLCGLEEAVDGVRFIADHMKSEDDDQSVSEDWKYVAMVIDRLFLWIFVFVCVFGTIGMFLQPLFQNYTSNTLLQLNHGAPASN is encoded by the exons ATGACGGCTCTCCTCCTCGTCCTGCATCTCAGCCTGCTGGGCCTGGTCACGA GAAGTATGGGCACAGACACCGAGGAGCGGCTCGTGGAATTCCTTCTGGACCCATCCCGCTACAACAAGCTGATCCGCCCCGCAACCAACGGATCCGAACAAGTCACCGTTCAGCTGATGGTATCCCTGGCCCAACTGATCAGCGTG CATGAGCGGGAGCAGATAATGACGACGAATGTCTGGCTGACTCAA GAGTGGGAGGATTACAGACTGACCTGGAATCCATCTGAGTTCGACAACATGAAGAAAGTGCGTCTCCCGTCCAAGCACATTTGGCTGCCGGACGTTGTCCTGTACAATAA TGCGGATGGCATGTATGAGGTCTCCTTCTACTCTAATGCGGTGGTCTCGCACGATGGCAGCATCTTCTGGTTGCCCCCTGCCATCTATAAGAGTGCCTGTAAGATTGAGGTGAAGCACTTCCCTTTCGACCAGCAGAACTGCACCATGAAGTTCCGCTCGTGGACGTACGACCGCACCGAGCTGGACCTAGTGCTGAAGAGCGACGTGGCCAGCCTAGACGACTTCACCCCCAGCGGAGAGTGGGACATCATCGCACTGCCGGGGCGGAGGAACGAGAACCCCGAGGACTCCACCTACGTGGACATCACCTATGACTTCATCATCCGCCGCAAGCCCCTGTTCTACACGATAAACCTGATCATCCCCTGCATCCTCATCACCTCCCTGGCCATCCTGGTCTTCTACCTTCCCTCGGACTGTGGCGAGAAGATGACGCTGTGCATCTCTGTGCTGCTGGCGCTTACCGTCTTCTTACTGCTCATCTCCAAGATTGTGCCCCCCACGTCCCTCGATGTCCCACTTGTCGGCAAGTACCTAATGTTCACCATGGTTCTCGTTACTTTCTCCATCGTCACCAGCGTTTGTGTCCTCAACGTGCACCACCGTTCACCCACCACGCACACGATGCCGCCCTGGGTAAAGGTGGTCTTTCTGGACAAGCTGCCCACCCTGCTGTTCATGAAGCAGCCGAGGCAGAACTGCGCCCGGCAGCGCCTGCGCCAGCAGCGGCAGAGCCAGGAGAGGTCTGCAGGGAGCTTCTTCCTTCGGGACAACGCCAAATCCTGCACTTGTTACGTCAACCAGGCCTCAGTGAAAAAATTTGGCGCTGGCAGCCAGCTCCCAGAATTACCCGAGGGTGTGAACGGCTTCCGCGACAGGCAAGGGAAGGTGCGGCAGTGTCTGTGCGGCCTGGAGGAAGCGGTGGACGGAGTGCGCTTCATCGCCGACCACATGAAGAGCGAAGACGACGACCAGAGC GTGAGCGAGGACTGGAAGTACGTGGCCATGGTGATCGATCGGCTCTTCCTGTGGATCTTCGTCTTCGTCTGTGTCTTTGGGACGATCGGGATGTTCCTGCAGCCGCTGTTCCAGAACTACACATCCAACACGTTACTACAGCTGAACCACGGAGCCCCCGCCTCCAACTAA